A genomic window from Brassica oleracea var. oleracea cultivar TO1000 chromosome C8, BOL, whole genome shotgun sequence includes:
- the LOC106309170 gene encoding extradiol ring-cleavage dioxygenase-like — translation MAKEEPARGPGPCKLALGRDWVLRHRPEFEAGLAGKACAVLDQTQDWLDVYCGTRGAPPKTISSSSNSDRNGDWSSPPNTVLRNSTIHDLYGFPDPMYKLKYEAPRVIELEKRVKELLMGEGGMKRVDEDKNRGLDHGAWVPLMLMYPEADIPVCQLSLQSSQSGTYHYNMGKALAPLKDEGVLIIGSGSATHNLRKLDFNITNGSAVPWALAFDHWLRDSLLQGRAAGKQESIRQTAGSCLVRPARFNQRKRQLCATMS, via the exons ATGGCAAAAGAAGAACCTGCCCGCGGGCCGGGCCCGTGTAAACTTGCTTTGGGTCGGGATTGGGTTCTAAGACACAGGCCCGAATTTGAAGCGGGCCTCGCTGGTAAGGCTTGTGCGGTATTGGACCAGACGCAGGATTGGCTCGATGTGTACTGCGGGACGCGCGGGGCTCCGCCAAAGACGATCTCTTCCAGCTCGAACAGTGATAGAAATGGCGATTGGTCATCTCCGCCAAACACTGTTCTCCGCAATTCCACCATCCACGACTTATATGGCTTCCCTGATCCCATGTACAAG CTGAAATATGAAGCACCTAGAGTTATTGAATTGGAGAAGAGGGTAAAAGAATTGTTAATGGGAGAAGGAGGAATGAAACGTGTTGATGAAGATAAAAACAGAGGACTGGATCATGGAGCTTGGGTTCCTCTTATGCTGATGTATCCAGAG GCTGACATACCTGTTTGCCAGCTCTCTCTTCAATCATCTCAAAGTGGGACTTACCATTACAACATGGGCAAAGCATTGGCTCCACTTAAAGACGAAGGTGTTCTTATCATTGGATCAGGAAGTGCCACTCACAACTTGAGGAAGCTTGACTTTAATATAACTAATGGCTCAGCTGTTCCTTGGGCTTTAGCGTTTGATCATTGGCTCAGAGATTCTCTTCTTCAAGGAAG GGCAGCTGGGAAACAGGAGAGCATAAGACAGACTGCTGGATCATGTTTGGTCCGTCCTGCTCGTTTTAACCAAAGAAAAAGACAGTTATGTGCAACAATGTCTTAA